The genomic stretch AGGACGTTGCAGACAAAGTTTTTCTGCTTATCTTTGCTGGAACATAAATGAATTTATCTGCAATACAAACTGTTGTTCTATATGAACATTCAGGTGCCACGATGAGGCTCAGGAATGTTCGTCAGCAATTTCCTGAATTACATGAGGGAGAAAAATTTTTTCTGGTTGGATTGACAATCCAGCCAAGGATGTATATATTTACTGAGCGATGATGACACCTAAAGATGATTTTTTTGGAGAATCAGAAGAATTAAAAGAAATCCTTCACCAGTTTGATCGGTTAAGGAAAGGCCAGTCACATGCATTTCTCGATGAAGAAGATTTCGAACAGATTATTGACTATTTTGATGATCGGGACGATCTTAAGCAGGCCATTCAGGCTGCTGATTTAGGCATTGAGCGTTTCCCCTATTCATCAACCTTGATGTTAAAGAAAGCCGATTTGCTTATTGCTACCAAACATTACCGGCAGGCATTGCAGGTATTGGAGCAGGCAGAAATTTATGATCAGAGCCAGATTCATTTGTATTTGCTGAAAACAGAAGCCTATCTTGCCCTTGGCGAGTATGATAAAGCCGTGGCCATGCTGGAAAACCGTATTGAGCATTTTGATGGGGAGGAGCAAATGGAATTATTGCTGGAACTGGCTGATGTATATGACGATTGGGATCAGTTTAATCAGGTTTTTGATTGTTTGGTCAGAATATTGAAGATTGATCCGAATCACGAAGAAGCACTGCATAAGATTTGTTTCTGGACCGAGTACAGCGGGAGATATGAGGAAAGCATCAAGCTGCATCAGTGGATTATAGATGAAAATCCCTATAATGAGCTGGCATGGTTTAATCTGGGCGCAGCCTATCAGGGATTGAAGCTATATGAAAAAGCCATTGATGCCTATGCCTATGCATTGGCAATAGATGAAAAATTTGATTATGCCTATCGCAATATGGCCGATGCTTACATGAAGTTGAGGAAATACGATGCGGCCATTGATGTGTTGCAGCAACAACTGCAAGTAGCCAATCCGGAGGATGTGATTTATGAAGCCATTGGGTTGTGTTATGAAAAGCTGAAAAAGTATGCCCAAGCCCGGCATTATTATCGCAAAGCTTATCGTTTAAGTCCGCATGATGAAAAGCTGCAGTTACGGATTGGTTTAACGTATATGCAGGAACGTAACTGGATGAATGCGGCAGATGCCCTGCAGGTGGCTCTTGTGCTGAATCCACAGATGGTAAAATGCTGGGAAGCGCTTGGTGAGTGCATGTTACAGCTTCATAATGAAGAGGAAGCCATCCGTTGTTTTGTGAAAGCCACCCATCTGCGGCCTTCGAGTGTGCAGGCCTGGCAGTTGCTTATCCGCGCCCTGTATCTGGCCGGAGATTATGAAGAAGCCTATCGTCAATCTTATATGGCTGAAACACATACTGGAGCCAAAGCCATTTACCATTATTACCGTACTGCCATTCTGCTGGCTATGGGAAAAAACAAAGAAGCCCTCATTCAGCTGGAAACAGGCCTGCAGCTTGCTCCTAGGCAGGTGAAAAAACTTATTGACCTGTGTCCGGCCGTGCTGCAGCGATCAGCAGTCAACGATCTCATCAGCCGCTACCGGAAAAAGAAAGATTCATAGCTACTTTAATTCCTCTGATCGATCATTGCCAACAGGTTGTTATCTTTGCGACAACAGCATTAAACCTGACAATGTATGAATTTTAACCTCACCCAGATTCCAACCCGTACCCAGAAGCCCCGTACCTATGGGTTGACCATGGTCATGGATAAAGGCATGAGTGTGTATGAAGCCCGTAATTTCTGTTCCGTGGCAGCACCTCATGTGGATCTGGTAAAACTGGGCTTTGGTACATCATTCGTTACTCCCAACCTGAAAGAAAAAATCGCTGTCTATAAAGAATATGGCATACCCGTATATTTCGGCGGCACCTTGTTTGAAGCTTTTATTATTCGCAACCAGTTTGAAGATTATATCCAATTGCTGCAGGAATATGAGATAGATTATATTGAAGTTTCAGATGGATCGATTACCATTCCGCATAGCGAAAAATGCGGCTACATCGAAAAACTTACCAAATATGGCACTGTATTGAGTGAAGTAGGTTCCAAGGATGAAACCAATATTTTTCCTCCTTACAAGTGGATTGAGCTGATGCGAGCTGAACTCAATGCCGGAGCTTCTTACGTCATTGCTGAAGCCCGTGAATCCGGAAATGTAGGTTTGTACAGGAGCTCAGGTGAAGTGAGGCAGGGACTTGTACAGGAAATTTTAACCCAGATTCCTGATGAAAAAATAATTTGGGAAGCACCGCAAAAAAGCCAGCAACTGTATTTCCTGGAACTTCTGGGATGCAATGCCAACCTGGGTAATCTGGCTCCTTCTGAAGTCATTCCCTTGGAAGCTATGCGCGTAGGCTTGCGTGGTGATACCTTTCATCTTTATCTGAATGGTTATTCCCGATTCAAACGTCCTCCCAAAAACAATCCGGCATCCTGATCATTGCACCATGGCACATCGTTTCGGTATCATCGGTTTCCCACTCGATCATTCCTTTTCACCCACTTATTTCAACAACAAATTCAAGCAGGAAGGCAGGAGCGATTACATATATGTGAAATGTCCCCTGACCCGCATCGAAGAATTTCCGGATTTGCTGAAACAATATGATGACTGGGAAGG from Thermoflavifilum aggregans encodes the following:
- a CDS encoding tetratricopeptide repeat protein, producing MMTPKDDFFGESEELKEILHQFDRLRKGQSHAFLDEEDFEQIIDYFDDRDDLKQAIQAADLGIERFPYSSTLMLKKADLLIATKHYRQALQVLEQAEIYDQSQIHLYLLKTEAYLALGEYDKAVAMLENRIEHFDGEEQMELLLELADVYDDWDQFNQVFDCLVRILKIDPNHEEALHKICFWTEYSGRYEESIKLHQWIIDENPYNELAWFNLGAAYQGLKLYEKAIDAYAYALAIDEKFDYAYRNMADAYMKLRKYDAAIDVLQQQLQVANPEDVIYEAIGLCYEKLKKYAQARHYYRKAYRLSPHDEKLQLRIGLTYMQERNWMNAADALQVALVLNPQMVKCWEALGECMLQLHNEEEAIRCFVKATHLRPSSVQAWQLLIRALYLAGDYEEAYRQSYMAETHTGAKAIYHYYRTAILLAMGKNKEALIQLETGLQLAPRQVKKLIDLCPAVLQRSAVNDLISRYRKKKDS
- a CDS encoding phosphosulfolactate synthase; this encodes MNFNLTQIPTRTQKPRTYGLTMVMDKGMSVYEARNFCSVAAPHVDLVKLGFGTSFVTPNLKEKIAVYKEYGIPVYFGGTLFEAFIIRNQFEDYIQLLQEYEIDYIEVSDGSITIPHSEKCGYIEKLTKYGTVLSEVGSKDETNIFPPYKWIELMRAELNAGASYVIAEARESGNVGLYRSSGEVRQGLVQEILTQIPDEKIIWEAPQKSQQLYFLELLGCNANLGNLAPSEVIPLEAMRVGLRGDTFHLYLNGYSRFKRPPKNNPAS